In the Candidatus Cloacimonas acidaminovorans str. Evry genome, one interval contains:
- a CDS encoding T9SS type A sorting domain-containing protein — protein sequence MKKESIFLIILLISGSIFALTGYGESSVVSITGIPCQHLSGLGESSVVSITGIPCQHLSGSGESNEFAITDETLPVELSSFIAEQSGGSSVRLMWATQSETNLYGYRIYRSTNEELSQAQMLNILINATNTSQMQVYVYVDAEIYSPGIYYYWLEMIDINSVSQFKGPISVNVIIPEGNDEIPLITGIDSIYPNPFNPGTWLSYSLAEESKAILEIFNLKGQIVWNKVIPNQSAGRYKYFWDGKNQNGITCTSGLYFFRLTTNKTNYIAKMILMK from the coding sequence ATGAAAAAAGAAAGTATCTTCCTTATAATCTTGCTTATTAGCGGAAGTATCTTTGCTCTTACCGGCTATGGTGAATCAAGTGTAGTTTCAATTACTGGAATACCCTGTCAGCATTTATCCGGTTTAGGCGAATCAAGTGTAGTTTCAATTACTGGGATACCCTGTCAACATCTTAGTGGAAGCGGGGAATCAAATGAATTTGCGATTACAGATGAGACACTTCCGGTAGAGCTATCCAGTTTTATAGCTGAGCAAAGTGGAGGGAGTAGTGTCCGTTTAATGTGGGCTACTCAATCCGAGACCAATTTATATGGTTATCGTATTTATAGGTCAACCAATGAAGAATTGTCTCAAGCTCAGATGTTAAATATCTTGATTAATGCTACCAATACCTCTCAAATGCAGGTCTATGTTTATGTAGATGCAGAAATCTATAGTCCCGGTATTTACTATTACTGGCTGGAAATGATTGATATTAATAGTGTTTCTCAGTTTAAGGGACCCATTAGCGTCAATGTTATTATACCGGAAGGAAATGATGAAATTCCTCTGATAACAGGGATTGACAGTATTTATCCTAATCCTTTTAATCCTGGCACCTGGCTAAGTTATTCTCTTGCCGAAGAAAGTAAGGCGATACTGGAAATATTTAATCTGAAAGGTCAGATTGTGTGGAATAAAGTAATCCCTAACCAATCAGCAGGTCGTTACAAATACTTTTGGGACGGGAAAAATCAAAATGGCATTACTTGCACCAGTGGACTTTACTTTTTCCGCTTAACAACTAACAAAACAAACTATATCGCCAAAATGATACTAATGAAATAA
- a CDS encoding formylglycine-generating enzyme family protein, which produces MKQILITILAVFFWGILFSAAPTVSNVSVTTHTGYVTISYDLSADENCQVIMLVSNNGGLSYTFSPTHTSGAIGNSVSAGTGKQITWYPVQDGMSTGTNYKIKLIARDNPSPSTQPVGFITVTGGTFNNGTSDVTISTFYLDKNEITQGEYQAVMGTNPSNFTGDLSRPVERVTWFNAIEYCNRRSMQENLTPCYSYQNYGTNPSNWPSGWNTNSENHTNVSCNWTANGYRLPTEMEWMFAARGGNSTHNYTYSGSNTVGDVAWYTGNSGSTTHPVGGKQANELQIFDMSGNVWECCWDIYGSYPSGPQTNPTGSTSGAGRV; this is translated from the coding sequence ATGAAACAAATTCTGATTACTATTTTAGCCGTATTTTTCTGGGGAATACTTTTTTCCGCGGCTCCAACTGTTAGTAATGTATCCGTAACAACTCATACAGGATATGTTACTATTTCTTATGATCTTTCTGCTGATGAAAACTGCCAAGTGATTATGTTGGTTTCCAATAATGGTGGCTTAAGCTACACATTTTCACCAACTCATACCTCAGGTGCTATTGGTAATAGTGTTAGTGCAGGAACAGGAAAACAGATAACCTGGTATCCAGTACAAGATGGAATGAGTACCGGCACTAATTACAAGATTAAATTAATTGCCCGCGATAATCCCTCTCCAAGCACTCAACCGGTAGGGTTTATTACAGTAACAGGAGGAACCTTTAATAACGGCACTTCAGATGTAACCATTAGCACATTTTATCTTGATAAAAATGAAATTACTCAAGGTGAATATCAAGCAGTAATGGGAACAAATCCCTCTAATTTTACCGGTGATCTTAGTAGGCCTGTGGAGAGAGTAACTTGGTTCAATGCCATTGAATATTGTAACCGGAGAAGTATGCAGGAAAATCTTACTCCCTGTTACAGTTATCAAAATTATGGCACCAATCCCAGTAACTGGCCCTCCGGCTGGAATACAAATAGTGAAAATCATACTAATGTCAGTTGTAACTGGACTGCTAATGGCTATCGTTTACCAACTGAAATGGAATGGATGTTTGCTGCCCGGGGTGGAAACTCAACTCATAATTATACCTATAGCGGGAGTAATACTGTAGGAGATGTTGCCTGGTATACCGGCAATTCCGGTAGCACTACTCATCCTGTAGGGGGTAAACAAGCTAATGAGTTACAAATTTTTGATATGAGTGGAAATGTTTGGGAATGTTGTTGGGATATTTATGGAAGTTATCCTTCAGGACCTCAAACCAATCCAACCGGATCAACAAGCGGGGCCGGCCGTGTGTGA
- a CDS encoding glycosyltransferase family 2 protein yields MKKCFPLFTILYSTFLIWLKRGVDKIIAEEKKKSVPDIFQSISIIIAARNEIKNLPNLLNSLACLDYPRDKYEIIIVNDHSNDGSKEYLATQKNIPNLKIINFYSETPPLTGKKAALQKGIENSRFEILAFTDADCIVPVSWLQEINRSFTKETDYLLSYSVIKRKPDDSIIRLKNFERSVNYALAAAGLYYKIPFTSSACNMVYRKKTFLESSGFEGIGHLRSGDDDLLLIKMMPKIRKAAYNPNTAMQVTSIDGTNRKKHHQTNIRRASKFKYYPWWLKGLCAFIFIYFCLFYIALWQAIHKKSGKAIKLSLLLKTAAEFAFSYSHLRQIGRSKLAFLYPLQIFVFPLHFIFYGLRGTLGKYTWK; encoded by the coding sequence ATGAAGAAATGCTTTCCTCTATTTACAATATTGTATTCTACTTTTCTAATTTGGCTAAAACGAGGCGTAGATAAGATAATTGCTGAAGAAAAAAAGAAATCAGTTCCCGATATTTTTCAAAGTATTTCCATCATAATTGCAGCCAGAAATGAAATAAAGAATCTGCCAAATTTACTAAACTCCCTTGCCTGTTTGGATTATCCCCGGGACAAATATGAAATAATTATTGTAAATGACCATAGCAACGATGGCAGTAAAGAATATTTGGCTACTCAGAAAAATATTCCTAATCTGAAAATTATTAATTTCTATAGTGAGACCCCACCCTTAACAGGAAAAAAAGCTGCTTTACAAAAAGGCATAGAAAACTCCCGCTTTGAAATTCTTGCTTTCACTGATGCTGATTGTATTGTGCCCGTTTCCTGGTTACAAGAAATAAACCGGTCTTTTACTAAAGAAACAGATTACCTGCTTTCCTATTCAGTTATAAAAAGAAAACCCGATGACAGCATCATTCGTCTGAAAAATTTTGAACGCAGTGTTAATTATGCTTTAGCTGCAGCGGGCTTATATTACAAAATTCCTTTTACCAGCAGTGCCTGTAATATGGTTTACAGGAAAAAGACCTTTCTGGAAAGTAGTGGTTTTGAAGGAATAGGACATTTAAGATCAGGTGATGACGATTTACTTTTAATCAAAATGATGCCTAAGATCAGAAAAGCAGCGTACAATCCCAATACAGCAATGCAGGTTACCTCAATTGATGGCACAAATAGAAAAAAGCATCATCAAACAAATATCCGCAGAGCTTCCAAATTCAAATATTATCCCTGGTGGCTGAAAGGTCTTTGTGCCTTTATTTTTATCTATTTTTGTCTGTTTTATATTGCTCTGTGGCAAGCTATACATAAGAAAAGCGGTAAAGCAATTAAACTTTCTTTACTGCTTAAAACAGCAGCCGAATTTGCTTTTTCCTATAGCCATTTAAGGCAAATTGGAAGAAGCAAACTCGCTTTTTTGTATCCTCTTCAGATATTTGTATTTCCCCTTCACTTCATTTTCTATGGCTTGCGGGGAACTTTAGGAAAATATACCTGGAAATAG
- a CDS encoding glutamine--tRNA ligase/YqeY domain fusion protein — translation MDTKENITENKEEKAVTSNFIRSIIERDLASGKHKSIVTRFPPEPNGYLHIGHAKSICLNFGLANDYRGRCHLRFDDSNPVKEDVEYVNSIMEDVHWLGFDWGEHLYYASDYFDKLYEFAEYLIKAGKAFVCDLSWEELKEYRGTLTVPGKDSPYRNRSIEENLDLFRRMKAGEFPEGSRTLRAKIDMASPNLNMRDPVIYRIKKTHHHRTGNDWQIYPMYDYTHCVSDALEGITHSICTLEFEDHRPLYDWFLDQLPVPCHPQQIEFARLNLAYTIMSKRLLLELVNNHLVSGWDDPRMPTIAGMRRRGFTPEAIRDFSERIGVSKANSLVNDELLMFCVREDLNKRAERRMVVVNPLKLTITNYPEGKIEDFAAENNPEDPSAGKRKIKFSRHLYIEKDDFSENPVKGWFRLSLGKEVRLKYAYYITCNEVIKNEKGEIIELLCTYDEKSRGGWTEDGRKVKGTLHWVCAESAIPVELRLYDRLFTLADMSNMEEGKTYQDYLNPNSLIVKQNCLAEENLQEAKIGEHYQFLRIGYFNVDYNSKPGALIFNRIVDLKDSWAKLSKKI, via the coding sequence ATGGATACAAAGGAAAATATCACTGAAAATAAAGAAGAAAAGGCAGTAACTTCCAATTTTATCCGCTCTATAATAGAAAGGGATTTAGCAAGCGGAAAACATAAAAGTATTGTAACGCGTTTTCCTCCCGAGCCCAATGGTTATTTACATATTGGCCATGCCAAATCCATCTGTTTGAATTTCGGTTTGGCAAACGACTATAGGGGGCGTTGTCACTTACGTTTTGATGACAGCAATCCGGTGAAAGAGGATGTGGAATATGTTAATTCCATTATGGAAGATGTGCATTGGTTAGGTTTTGACTGGGGTGAACATTTATATTATGCATCGGACTATTTTGATAAACTGTATGAATTTGCGGAATACTTAATCAAAGCCGGCAAGGCATTTGTTTGTGATCTCTCTTGGGAAGAACTGAAAGAATACAGAGGCACTTTAACGGTTCCGGGGAAAGATAGTCCCTATAGAAATCGCAGTATAGAAGAAAACCTGGATTTATTCAGAAGAATGAAGGCAGGTGAATTTCCCGAAGGCAGCAGAACTTTACGAGCCAAAATAGATATGGCTTCCCCAAATTTGAATATGCGTGATCCGGTTATTTACAGAATTAAAAAAACCCATCATCACAGAACCGGTAATGACTGGCAAATTTATCCTATGTATGATTATACCCATTGTGTTTCTGATGCCCTGGAAGGTATAACCCATTCTATCTGCACTCTGGAATTTGAAGACCATAGGCCTCTATATGATTGGTTTTTAGACCAGTTACCGGTTCCCTGTCATCCGCAACAAATAGAATTTGCCCGTTTGAATCTTGCTTATACAATAATGAGTAAACGGCTTTTACTGGAATTGGTAAATAACCATTTAGTCAGCGGTTGGGACGATCCCAGGATGCCTACAATTGCAGGAATGCGCAGAAGAGGTTTTACTCCGGAAGCCATTAGAGATTTTTCCGAGCGGATTGGTGTCTCCAAAGCTAATTCTCTGGTTAATGACGAATTGCTGATGTTTTGTGTGCGCGAAGATTTGAATAAAAGAGCGGAGCGCAGAATGGTTGTTGTAAATCCCCTAAAATTAACTATTACTAATTACCCGGAAGGCAAAATAGAGGATTTTGCTGCAGAAAACAATCCGGAAGACCCTTCTGCGGGAAAGAGGAAAATAAAGTTCTCCCGCCATCTTTATATAGAAAAAGATGATTTCAGTGAAAATCCGGTAAAGGGTTGGTTTCGTCTTTCCTTGGGCAAAGAAGTTCGCTTAAAATACGCTTATTATATCACTTGTAATGAAGTAATCAAAAATGAGAAGGGCGAAATTATAGAATTGCTTTGCACTTACGATGAAAAATCACGCGGGGGATGGACAGAAGATGGACGCAAAGTGAAAGGAACTTTACATTGGGTTTGTGCTGAGAGTGCTATTCCTGTAGAATTGCGTTTATATGATCGCCTTTTCACTTTAGCGGATATGAGTAATATGGAAGAAGGAAAGACCTATCAGGATTACTTGAATCCAAATTCGCTGATAGTTAAACAAAACTGTTTGGCAGAAGAAAATTTGCAAGAAGCAAAGATTGGAGAACATTATCAGTTTCTGCGAATTGGTTATTTCAATGTTGATTATAACAGTAAGCCAGGGGCATTGATTTTTAACCGTATTGTGGACTTAAAAGACAGCTGGGCAAAGCTCAGTAAGAAAATATAA